In the Flavisolibacter tropicus genome, one interval contains:
- a CDS encoding class I SAM-dependent methyltransferase: protein MLAQIKPFLASNANVEEKENYLEIPIQNQTNGLKANAYYFNHPEWAEEYLNYCHRSDAFINRWRAAIGDWTDKIVVDLGCGPGNIYASLKGKPKLLIGVDVAPKSLEFAKDLGYLPILADATSLPFKSEFADIVTLNAALHHCENMEAVLKEAARLVKPGGLLITDHDPQLSAWNYKGLAKLLWNVRLVWYKVTGHGFHKTNSQQYWGLACELHHKPGHGVTKLFFQKTLKSMGFDVKVFPHNHQLGAEVLEGQIGKAELKYRVGNILSGRNPNAVGSALTLMCVAKKRAFKSSL, encoded by the coding sequence ATGCTCGCACAAATCAAACCATTTCTAGCTTCTAATGCGAATGTTGAAGAAAAAGAGAATTACTTAGAAATTCCGATTCAAAATCAAACTAACGGCTTAAAGGCAAACGCTTATTATTTCAACCATCCTGAATGGGCTGAAGAATATTTGAATTATTGTCATAGGAGTGATGCGTTTATTAATAGATGGAGGGCTGCTATTGGGGATTGGACTGATAAAATTGTTGTTGATTTGGGTTGTGGCCCAGGCAATATTTATGCGTCATTAAAGGGAAAGCCAAAGCTTTTAATTGGGGTTGATGTAGCACCCAAATCGCTTGAGTTTGCAAAAGATCTAGGGTACCTGCCTATTCTGGCTGATGCTACAAGTTTGCCATTTAAATCGGAATTTGCCGATATCGTTACTTTAAATGCGGCGTTACATCATTGTGAAAATATGGAAGCTGTTTTAAAAGAAGCTGCACGTCTTGTAAAGCCAGGCGGCCTATTGATCACTGATCATGATCCGCAGTTAAGTGCATGGAATTATAAAGGGTTAGCCAAGCTCTTATGGAATGTACGTTTAGTATGGTATAAAGTAACTGGTCATGGTTTTCATAAAACAAACAGTCAACAATACTGGGGATTGGCTTGTGAGCTTCATCATAAGCCAGGGCATGGCGTGACAAAACTATTTTTTCAAAAAACACTTAAGTCAATGGGTTTTGATGTTAAAGTGTTCCCTCATAATCATCAATTGGGGGCGGAAGTACTTGAAGGTCAAATAGGCAAGGCTGAACTCAAGTATAGAGTAGGAAATATTTTATCTGGAAGAAATCCAAATGCAGTTGGTAGTGCTTTGACGTTAATGTGTGTTGCCAAAAAAAGAGCGTTCAAAAGTTCTCTTTAA
- a CDS encoding undecaprenyl-phosphate glucose phosphotransferase — protein sequence MVFKLAQATNVACALRVKVMNSRYLYYLQVVTAALDIILCNILCLIMSIWLEGPIAFPLTKSYYALGLFISSAWILISYVNKIYSKKNVLSFLLFKKKTLEGIFYFGIIVTAYSVIFYPVMLFSGVFIGVACLLITLTSNRYLYLKIYRAFKSKPFLKEKVVLIGYNATSKKIASSIEENEINKEVIGFCDEESNVEELSHYPILGNIDQALEVCKKYGATEIYSSIAPEYNPEIYRIIQLADRHCIHFRFVPDIDVFIKTPYHVDFWNNMPVLSLRKEPLQQLDNQILKTAFDFVFSLIVVLFILSWLVPLIGLIIWLESGGPVFFKQERNGKGNKKFTCLKFRSMKLNEQADVKQAIVNDERLTRVGKLLRHLNIDELPQFINVLKGEMSIVGPRPHMLKHTTEYAETVDDFMVRHFVKPGITGWAQVNGCRGGIESKEKLKRRVQYDLWYLENWRFVLDVKIILLTTISVFKGDKNAY from the coding sequence TTGGTTTTCAAACTGGCACAAGCAACTAATGTTGCTTGTGCTTTAAGAGTAAAGGTTATGAATAGTCGCTATTTATACTATTTGCAAGTCGTAACCGCTGCTTTAGACATTATTCTGTGTAATATACTATGTTTAATAATGTCGATCTGGCTTGAAGGTCCGATAGCTTTTCCCTTAACAAAGAGCTATTATGCGTTGGGCTTATTTATTAGTTCAGCATGGATACTTATAAGCTATGTGAATAAAATTTATAGTAAAAAGAACGTACTGTCATTTTTACTCTTTAAAAAGAAGACCTTAGAAGGGATTTTCTACTTTGGAATTATTGTTACGGCTTATTCTGTTATTTTTTATCCGGTAATGCTCTTCTCTGGAGTGTTTATCGGTGTCGCCTGTTTATTAATTACATTAACAAGCAATCGGTATTTGTATTTAAAAATATATAGGGCATTTAAAAGCAAACCTTTTCTGAAAGAAAAGGTGGTTCTCATAGGCTATAATGCTACTTCTAAAAAAATTGCCTCTAGTATTGAAGAAAATGAGATCAATAAAGAGGTGATTGGTTTTTGTGACGAGGAATCTAATGTAGAAGAGCTATCTCATTATCCAATTTTGGGAAATATTGACCAAGCTTTAGAAGTTTGTAAGAAATATGGTGCAACTGAAATTTATTCTAGCATAGCACCAGAATATAATCCCGAAATATATCGAATCATTCAATTAGCCGATCGGCATTGTATCCATTTTAGATTTGTTCCTGATATCGATGTTTTTATAAAAACACCCTATCACGTAGATTTTTGGAATAATATGCCTGTACTATCTCTTCGCAAAGAGCCATTACAGCAATTGGACAATCAAATTCTAAAAACTGCTTTCGATTTTGTTTTTAGTCTCATTGTTGTACTATTTATTCTTTCCTGGTTGGTTCCTTTAATTGGATTGATAATTTGGTTGGAATCTGGCGGTCCTGTTTTTTTCAAACAGGAGCGAAATGGAAAGGGAAATAAAAAGTTTACTTGTTTGAAGTTTAGAAGTATGAAATTAAATGAGCAGGCTGATGTAAAACAGGCAATTGTCAATGATGAGCGTCTGACGCGGGTTGGAAAACTACTTCGACATTTAAACATAGATGAATTACCCCAATTTATAAATGTTTTAAAGGGAGAGATGAGTATTGTAGGCCCACGCCCTCATATGCTAAAGCATACAACTGAATATGCTGAAACCGTAGATGATTTTATGGTCCGCCATTTTGTAAAGCCAGGCATAACAGGTTGGGCGCAGGTAAATGGATGTAGAGGCGGTATTGAATCAAAGGAAAAACTAAAAAGGAGAGTTCAATATGATTTGTGGTATTTGGAAAATTGGAGATTTGTACTTGATGTAAAAATCATCCTATTAACTACCATAAGCGTTTTTAAAGGTGATAAAAATGCTTATTAG